In a genomic window of Rhododendron vialii isolate Sample 1 chromosome 12a, ASM3025357v1:
- the LOC131309409 gene encoding uncharacterized protein LOC131309409 gives MAAFWAPFLLVHLGGPDTITAFALEDNELWLRYLLGLFVQFGVPLNVFIRSWDGSPLIYLSIPIFVAGVVKYGERTWVLRSGPRSNYSKFMEEYSSKQAEGYKISTGTVTQGSKVVGRSQSAVTGSDDLDDVYYFFKTFKRLFADLILSFQDREQSQSIFTRQPWSKVLELRI, from the exons ATGGCTGCTTTCTGGGCGCCATTTCTTCTGGTCCACCTTGGTGGTCCGGACACAATCACGGCCTTTGCGCTGGAAGACAATGAGCTATGGCTAAGGTACTTGCTTGGGCTGTTTGTTCAGTTTGGGGTACCACTTAATGTCTTCATTAGGTCCTGGGACGGATCTCCTCTCATCTATTTATCCATTCCGATTTTTGTTGCCGGAGTGGTCAAGTATGGTGAGAGGACTTGGGTTCTAAGATCC GGACCGAGGTCTAATTATTCAAAATTCATGGAAGAATACAGTTCAAAACAAGCTGAGGGATACAAAATTTCAACGGGAACGGTAACCCAAGGTTCGAAAGTTGTGGGCCGGTCTCAATCAGCTGTAACAGGATCTGATGATTTGGATGATGTATATTACTTCTTCAAGACTTTCAAGCGTCTCTTTGCAGATCTCATCCTCAGCTTTCAGGACCGAGAGCAGAGCCAATCGATCTTCACTCGACAGCCATGGAGCAaagtgctagaattaaggatatga